A genomic stretch from Canis lupus familiaris isolate Mischka breed German Shepherd chromosome 15, alternate assembly UU_Cfam_GSD_1.0, whole genome shotgun sequence includes:
- the LOC102155235 gene encoding LOW QUALITY PROTEIN: uncharacterized protein LOC102155235 (The sequence of the model RefSeq protein was modified relative to this genomic sequence to represent the inferred CDS: inserted 1 base in 1 codon; deleted 1 base in 1 codon; substituted 3 bases at 3 genomic stop codons): protein LETQNAKFSDNLRDLIGLLDTVLFTHQPTWDDCQQLLQVLFTTEERERIQVEAWKSVLGEDRQPTQNPDLINAAFPLSXGYPCSPIWDYNSAEGKERLRVYHQTLGAGLKAAVHKPTNLAKVYDMRQGKDGSPAAFLERIIEAFRQYTPMNPEAPETKAAIIMAFVNQAALDIKKKLQRVERLGEKSLQALAIEAERVYNNRESPEEQQTKLSDRQTRNLAKILLATTMDDPQERRRHLKKLASGTDKEDGPGPRRECPKLNKNQCTYCKEEGHWVKSCPNKRSKASAKILEMEDLDDXRSQGSAPLPEPRVTLKVEGQPVEFIVDTGAQHSVLLQPQGKLANKTSWVQGATGTKQYSWTTRRTVDLGTGQVSHSFMIIPECPYPLLGRDLLTKMGAQICFHLEGAKLLNKKGHPIQVLVLSLEDEYRLHQMPSVPMTDIDHWLREFPQAWAETGGIGLAQHRPAIYIELKRGADLVRVRQYPMPLVARKGITPYIGRLLDSGILRPCQSAWNTPLLPVQKLHSNDYRPVQDLREINQRVEDMHPMVPNPYTLLSTLPPDKTWYTILDLKDAFFSLPLAPRSQDLFAFEXTDPEKGISGQLTWTRLPQGFKNSPTIFDEALHKDLGEFRSEHPHLTLLQYVDDNLLVVKDQDTCLRGTRDLLQTIAALGYRASAKKAQMCRTEVSYLGYKLKDGQRWLTDARKETVLRIPQPQTVRQVHRIRTDLQDQPLLNADATWYTDGSSFVQEGLRYAGAAVTTETETVWAEPLAAGMSAQRAELIALAKVLTMGEDKRINIYTNSRYAFATAHVHGALYRERGXLTAEGKSVKNKTEILELLRAFWLPKTLAIIHCPGHQKADTPVARGNWLADIKAKEVALLVTQVLATMLPDPGAPTLPDTPNYTDADLHWIKRLPVTQCLCGWWRATDSSIILPEKLGRRVLSKMHRSTHMGTRKMEDLIRHAKIIIIDSRAKIEQIVASCRACQLTNASAHGSNPGTRLRGDCPGASWEVAFTEVKPGKYRYRYLLVFVDTFSGWTEAFATKHETAQIVTKKLLEDIVPRYGFPVRIGSDNGPGFVSKVTQGVALVLGADWKLHTLCI, encoded by the exons ttggaaacCCAAAATGCAAAATTCTCTGATAACCTGAGAGATCTAATCGGgcttttagatactgttctctttacccaccagcctacttgggatgactgccaacagctcttgcaggttctcttcaccaccgaGGAAAGAGAACGAATTCAGGTGGAAGCCtggaagtctgtcctgggagaggatagacagccgactcaaaacccagacctcataaatgcTGCCTTCCCTTTATCC TAGGGATATCCATGTAGTCCCATCTGGGACTACAActcagctgaaggtaaggagagactccgggtcTACCACCAGACTCTAGGGGCAGGTCTCAAGGCTGCCGTGCAcaagcctaccaatctggccaaggtctatgatATGAGGCAGGGTAAGGATgggagtccagcagccttcttagagagaaTCATAGAGGCTTTTAGACAGTACACCCCTATGAATCCAGAAGCCCCGGAAACAAAGGctgcaattatcatggcttttgttaaccaggccgctctggatattaaaaagaaattacaaagagtagagagactgggagaaaagAGCTTGCAGGCCTTAGCGATAGAGGCAGAacgagtctataataatagagaaagtccagaagaacaacaaaccaaactaagtgaccggcagacccgaaacctggccaagatcctgctggccacaaccatggacgacccacaggaaagacgaaggcacctcaagaagctggcttcagggaccgataaggaggatggccctggtccccgtcGGGAGTgccctaagctgaacaaaaaccaatgcaCTTATTGCAAAGAGGAGGGCCATTGGGTGaaaagctgccctaacaaaagatctaaggcctCTGCCAAGATCTTAGAAATGGAGGACCTGGACGATTAGAGAAGTCAGGGTTCggcacccctccccgagcccagggtaactcttaaagtggaagggcaacctgttgaattcatagtggacactggggcacaacattcggttttattacaaccccaaggaaaattggcaaacaaaacttcatgggtgcaaggggccacgggcaccaaacaatactcatggactacccgaagaactgtggatctcggCACGGGCCaggtatcccactccttcatgatcatccctgagtgtccctaccccttgttaggtcgggatttgctcaccaagatgggggcacaaatttgcTTCCACCTCGAAGGGGCAAAACTCCTAAACAAGAAGGGGCACCcaattcaggtgcttgtcctgagtttagaagacgaatatcgtctccaccaaatgccctcagtgccaatgactgacattgaccaTTGGCTGCGGGAATTTCCCCAAGCgtgggcagaaactgggggaattgGGCTGGCCCAGCATCGGCCagccatatacatagaactaaagcgGGGGGCAGACCTTGTCAGGGtccgccaataccccatgcctctaGTAGCACGAAAGGGAATCACACCCTACATAGGGCGACTACTGGACTCGGGCATATTAAGGCCCTGCCAATCGGCATGGAACACTCCCTTGCTGCCAGTTCAGAAACTGCACTCTAACGATTACAGGCCAGTCCAGGACTTGAGGGAAATCAACCAGCGAGTAGAAGATATGCACCCTATGGTCCCAAACCCAtacaccctcctctccaccctgcctccagACAAAACTTGGTATACAATATTAGATT taaaagatgcCTTTTTCAGCCTGCCTTTAGCACCCAGGAGCCAAGACCTCTTCGCTTTTGAATGAACGGACCCTGAGAAAGGCATCAGTGGCCAGCTCACCTGGACTCGACTAccacaaggattcaaaaattcacCGACCATCTTCGATGAGGCCTTACACAAAGACTTGGGTGAGTTCCGTTCCGAGCACCCACATTTAACTTTATTACAATATGTAGATGATAACCTGTTGGTGGTGAAGGACCAGGACACATGCCTGCGAGGCACCAGGGACTTGCTCCAGACCATAGCAGCCCTAGGATACCGGGCCTCAGCTAAAAAAGCCCAGATGTGCAGAACAGAGGTGAGCTACCTTGGGTACAAATTAAAAGATGGACAAAGATGGTTGACAGATGCACGGAAGGAAACCGTCTTAAGAATCCCACAGCCGCAAACCGTCCGCCAGGTGCACAGAATCAGaactgatctccaggaccagccactgctgAATGCGGACGCCACCTGGTACACGGACGGCAGCAGTTTTGTCCAAGAAGGACTCAGATATGCAGGGGCAGCCGTAACCACGGAGACGGAGACTGTCTGGGCAGAGCCACTGGCAGCTGGAATGTCGGCTCAACGGGCAGAACTGATCGCACTGGCCAAGGTGCTGACCATGGGGGAAGATAAACGAATCAACATCTACACCAACAGCAGGTACGCCTTTGCCACCGCTCACGTACATGGAGCCCTTTACAGGGAGAGAG CtctgacagcagagggaaagagtgttaaaaacaaaacggAGATTCTTGAACTCCTGAGGGCCTTCTGGCTGCCCAAGACCCTAGCCATCATCCATTGTCCAgggcaccaaaaggcagacacgCCAGTAGCCAGAGGAAACTGGCTAGCCGATATAAAAGCAAAAGAGGTGGCCCTTCtggtgacccaggtcttagcTACCATGCTACCTGATCCGGGGGCACCGACCCTGCCTGACACCCCCAATTATACTGATGCTGatttacactggatcaaacgcttgcctGTGACCCAGTGCTtgtgtggctggtggagggccacagactccagcatcatcttgCCAGAGAAACTAGGACGGCGAGTCCTATCCAAAATGCATCGGAGTACTCACatgggaacaaggaagatggaagacctcatacgacatgcaaagatcatCATTATAGACTCTCGAGCAAAGATCGAACAGATTGTGGCCAGCTGCCGCGCATGCCAATTAACAAATGCCtccgcccatggatctaacccaggTACCCGGCTCCGAGGGGACTGCCCAGGAGCCTCCTGGGAAGTGGCCTTCACTGAGGTGAAACCTGGAAAATACAGGTATAGatatttactagtgtttgtagatactttttcaggatggacagaggcatttgccaccaaacatgaaacggcacagatcgtgaccaagaaactgctggaagacatcgtaccgaggtatggttttcccgTTAGAATTGGGTCAGACAACGGCCCAGGATTCGTAtctaaggtaacacagggagtggcactagtacttggggcagattggaaattacatacattgtgcatatag